GGCCGAGACCAGCCCGCAACGGCAGCGGGTCACGATGCTGGCGGTAACGATGGCAGCAGCCACGACATTGCTGTCATTCGGTCTGCTGGCTCTCAGCTCCGTCCAGGCGGTTCACGCATTCGGCTCGACCATGCTCATCGGTATCCTGCTAGCCTTCCTGCTTTCGCCCCTGGCTCGTTGGGCTCGAACCCCCAAGGGGCAAACCGTATGAACGCCGGAGCTGCGAGAGCCCGGTGGATGGCGCTGGCGCTGCTGCTGGCGTCCTGCGCCACCCATTCGACCGGGCCGGTCGCGGACAAGGTGCAGGTCGCCCCCACATTGACACTGGTCATGCCGCATCCCGGCGATCTCGGCCGGTCCTTCGAGGTGTCGCAGCTCGTCACCGCGCATTACGGCGATCAGGCCTACGTATTCGAGGGTCATCTGAGCGCTAAACCCGATCGCTTTCTCATGATCGGCCTCGACACCACCGGGCGGCGCGCGCTCACCATCACCTGGACCGATTCCGGCATCGTCTATGAGGCCGCACCCTGGGTCCCGGCCCGGCTTCGACCGGAGAACATCCTGGCCGACATGGTGCTGCTCTATTTCCCCGACAGGGTCGTCGGCAAGGCTCTCGCGGCGTCGGGAGGAACCGTGACCACCAGTCCCTCGCAGCGCGTGATCAAAGCCGATGGAAAGGAAGCGATCACCGCAGATTATCAGCCGACGGTGTCGGGCGATCCCTGGTCGGGGCGTCAGCATTACCGCAATCTGGCCTGGGGCTATGAGCTCGATATCCAGACCGCGGAGCCGAGCCCGTGAATTCGGAACTCTTCGTCACGGATTGCGGCGTGATCACGCCGTTGGGCCGCGGCAAGCAAGCTGTGGCCCAGGGGCTGTTCGCCGGCAGCCAGCGCGGCATCGTGGCGCGCGCGGATTTCCTGCCGGCGCGCACGGTCGAAGTCGGCGCCATCCAGGAGAGCCTGGCGCCGCTGCCGTCCGCGCTCGCCCCCTATGACAGCCGCAACAACCGATTGATGCAGGCGGCGCTGGCCGAGATCGCCGTCGCCGTCGAGGATGCCACGTCGCGCTATGGCCGCGACCGTATCGCCGTGATTCTGGGAACCAGCACCTCCGGCATCGCCGACGGCGAGGAAGCGCTCATGCATTATCGCCGCGAGGGCCGCTGGCCGGAGCACTTCGACTATCGGATGCAGGAGACCGGCAGCCTCGCGGAGTTCGCGGCGCGGTCACTGGGTCTCACCGGGCCAGCCTATACGATCGCCACTGCCTGTTCCTCGAGCGCGAAGGTCTTCGCCTCGGCGCGGCGGCTGATCCGGGCGGGGCTGGCGGATGCGGCCGTGGTCGGCGGTGCCGACACGCTCTGCCGCATGACGCTCAACGGATTCGCGTCGCTCGAGGCCCTGTCGAAGGGTCGCTGCAATCCCTTCAGCGCAAATCGCGACGGCATCACCATCGGCGAAGGGGCGGCGGCCTTTCTGCTCGACCGGGAACCGGGGCCGGTCCGGCTCCTGGGTGTGGGCGAGACATCGGATGCCCATCATGCCACGGCACCCGATCCCGCGGGGCGCGGGGCGGCGCAGGCGATGCGGGACGCTCTCGCGGACGCGGAACTCGCGCCCGAGACGATCGCCTATATCAATCTCCATGGCACCGCCACGCCCCTGAACGACGCGATGGAGGCGAAGGCGATCGCCGATCTCTTCGGGTCTCGGGTGCCCTGCAGCTCGACCAAGGCCCTGACCGGCCACATGCTGGGCGCCGCCGGTGGTTGCGAGGCGGCCTTCCTCTGGCTGACCTTGAACCCTCGGACCAATCCGGAGCGGCTGCTGCCGCCGCATCTCTGGGATGGCGTCCCGGATGCGGCCTTGCCGGTACTCGATCTCGTCGGCGGAGGAACGACCTTCCCGCTTTCGCCGCAGACCGCCATGCTGAGCAATTCCTTCGGCTTCGGCGGCAGCAACATGGCGCTGATCCTGGGGAGTGGCCGGTGATGCAGCCCTGTTCTTATGCGACGGTCGATCTGCTGCCGCACAAGCCGCCCATGGTCTTGATCGATGCGGTGCGCGCCTGGGGGGAGGGCCGGCTGGAGGCGACGGTCGCCGTCAGGCCGGGCATTTCTTTCTTCGTGCCGGAGCAGGGCGTGCCCGCCTATGTCGGCATGGAATATATGGCCCAGGCCTGCGGCGCCTATGCCGGGCTGCAAGCCATGGCGGCGGGCGAGCCGGTGCGGGTGGGGCTGCTGCTCGGGACCCGGCGCTATCTCGCGCAGGTGGGCTGGTTCGAGCCGGGCCAGGCGCTCGATATCAAGATTGTGGAACTGTTCCGCGACGGGTCGATCGGGATGTTCGACTGCCGTATCGAGCATGAAGGCCGGACATTGGCGACGGCGCAACTCAGCGTATATTTGCTGGAGCCGGGCGCGCCCCTGCCGGGCCCCGCCGCGGACGAATAGGAGCCAGCGCGAGATGA
The nucleotide sequence above comes from Hypericibacter terrae. Encoded proteins:
- a CDS encoding DUF3261 domain-containing protein, producing MNAGAARARWMALALLLASCATHSTGPVADKVQVAPTLTLVMPHPGDLGRSFEVSQLVTAHYGDQAYVFEGHLSAKPDRFLMIGLDTTGRRALTITWTDSGIVYEAAPWVPARLRPENILADMVLLYFPDRVVGKALAASGGTVTTSPSQRVIKADGKEAITADYQPTVSGDPWSGRQHYRNLAWGYELDIQTAEPSP
- a CDS encoding beta-ketoacyl-[acyl-carrier-protein] synthase family protein, producing the protein MNSELFVTDCGVITPLGRGKQAVAQGLFAGSQRGIVARADFLPARTVEVGAIQESLAPLPSALAPYDSRNNRLMQAALAEIAVAVEDATSRYGRDRIAVILGTSTSGIADGEEALMHYRREGRWPEHFDYRMQETGSLAEFAARSLGLTGPAYTIATACSSSAKVFASARRLIRAGLADAAVVGGADTLCRMTLNGFASLEALSKGRCNPFSANRDGITIGEGAAAFLLDREPGPVRLLGVGETSDAHHATAPDPAGRGAAQAMRDALADAELAPETIAYINLHGTATPLNDAMEAKAIADLFGSRVPCSSTKALTGHMLGAAGGCEAAFLWLTLNPRTNPERLLPPHLWDGVPDAALPVLDLVGGGTTFPLSPQTAMLSNSFGFGGSNMALILGSGR
- a CDS encoding ApeP family dehydratase, translating into MQPCSYATVDLLPHKPPMVLIDAVRAWGEGRLEATVAVRPGISFFVPEQGVPAYVGMEYMAQACGAYAGLQAMAAGEPVRVGLLLGTRRYLAQVGWFEPGQALDIKIVELFRDGSIGMFDCRIEHEGRTLATAQLSVYLLEPGAPLPGPAADE